From Thermococcus barophilus MP:
AAGGAAGAACGTCATCTTTGTTCCAAACCGCTCCTTTGTAGTCTACACGGGCATAGATAAGGTTGAGAATGAGTTTTTGATTCCACTCTTTGGAAGCCGTAATTTGCTCAGAAGTGAAGAGAGGAGTGAAGAGAAGAGCTACTACTGGCTCCTTGAAAAAGCTGGCTTGCCCTATCCAGAGAAAATTGAAAATCCAAAGGATATAAACGAGCTCGTTATTGTTAAGCTCCCGCACGCTAAAAAACGCTTGGAGAGAGGATTTTTTACAGCGGCATCCTATAAGGAGTTTAGGGAGAAAGCAGAGCGCTTAATAAAGCTTGGCATAATAACGAAAGAAGACTTGGCCAAAGCGAGGATTGAAAAGTACATTATCGGCCCAGTTTTCAACTTCGACTTCTTCTATTCGCCCATTGATGAAGAGATTGAGCTTTTAGGTATTGACTGGCGCTTTGAGACGAGCTTAGATGGGCATGTCCGCTTACCAGCCCATCAGCAATTGACCCTGCCCGAGCATCAATTTGAGCCCGAATACACTGTCTGCGGTCATGCAAGCTCGACTTTGAGGGAGTCCTTGCTTGAGAAGGTCTTTGATATGGCAGAAAAGTATGTTGAGGCGACGCAAAAATACTATCCGCCTGGAATAATTGGACCCTTCACTTTGCAAACGGCTCTCGACAAGGATTTGAACTTCTACATCTACGATGTAGCCCCAAGAACTGGCGGCGGGACAAACATTCACATGGCTATGGGTCATCCCTATGGAAATGCACTGTGGAGAAAGTCAATGAGCACTGGAAGGAGAATCGCGCTTGAGATTAAGAGGGCTGTTGAACTGGATGAGCTTGAGAAGGTTGTTACATAATTTCTAACTGTTTGGTTACTTTTCAAAATTTTATTTATTTAAAAATTCTAAACTTTGTGAAAAGGGGCCTTTTTAACATTTACTCTTAAGAAATCTATTAACTTCGTCGATATAATAATCATAAGTTTACGAAAATTTTAAGTGTAAATATATTCTTGAATAATATGCCGAGGTAACGATGGGGCAAATAAAAGGTGCTGAACATATGTCAGCAAATATAAGAGACGTCCTTGAGGAATCTATAAAAGTTTCGAAAAATCTAAAAGGAGATATAGCTCTGACAATAATTCTTTTCTTTGTTCTTTCTATTTTTGGATATGTCCAAGCAATGCTCATGAAAAATTTTATAGATTCTCTCGTATCATTACGGGAATTTTCAACAATATTAAAAATTGGCTTGGCTTTGCTGGTTCTTGCATTTTTAAGCTACATAGGAAGTTTTTATGGGGAGTTTATGCTACAGAGGTTGGGGATCAAAGTTTTAAAAATATTTTCTCAAGATTTGGTTTTCTCCATTCATAGAGCAAAACTAGGAAAAATAAGCGGTGGAGACGTGATAGCGAGATTTGTCTCAGACTTGCCAGAGCTCAGTTTGGGATTAGCGGGTCTAATCCCCGGATTAAGTGTTCAGTTGATTAACATTGCAGTAGCAACGTTTACCCTATACTCACTATCTCCCACAATGCTTCTTGTGGCTATTTTGATAATCCCAGTAAATTATACCATCTACAAGAAGGCATCAAAGAAATCCGTTGAATACTCGAAAAGGGAAAGAGAATCGTTGTCAAAAGTAGTTACCGTTACTAAAACAAGCATTGATAATCTTTTCTTCATTAAACGTTTGGATAAGTATGAATATTTTGAAGAGAGATTCTCTATGAGTCTTTCAGAATGGTTAAAGAATATGACAAGATTCCTGCGGGTAAGGATATTCTTTCAGAAATCATATTATTACACAAGCAATATAGCTCGATTGGTAATATTACTTGTTGGTGGATGGCTGGCAACAAAAGGACTCATCTCAGTGGGAGCAATCGTAGCTTTTACGAACTATTTACCACAATTCTATGAACCTCTCACTAATTTGGCCAATTCTTTTACCTATCTCAATGCACTCATCCCTTATGTAGAGCGCTATAAGGAGATAGTAAACATTGAGAAGGAAGACCTTGATAAGGGGCATGAGTTGAAATCAATCAAAAGCATTGAATGTAAAAATGTAAGTGTTGGCATTTTAAGTAACGTGACCCTAGAACTCAAAAAGAACGAAACCATTGGAATCGTTGGACCCATAGGTTC
This genomic window contains:
- a CDS encoding formate--phosphoribosylaminoimidazolecarboxamide ligase family protein, coding for MIMREQILEVLERYDKENIRIGAIGSHSALDIADGAKEEGFKTLIVSQKGRHRTYAHYFKEKRTKDGLTKGFIDEVIILEKFAKIIEIQEELRRKNVIFVPNRSFVVYTGIDKVENEFLIPLFGSRNLLRSEERSEEKSYYWLLEKAGLPYPEKIENPKDINELVIVKLPHAKKRLERGFFTAASYKEFREKAERLIKLGIITKEDLAKARIEKYIIGPVFNFDFFYSPIDEEIELLGIDWRFETSLDGHVRLPAHQQLTLPEHQFEPEYTVCGHASSTLRESLLEKVFDMAEKYVEATQKYYPPGIIGPFTLQTALDKDLNFYIYDVAPRTGGGTNIHMAMGHPYGNALWRKSMSTGRRIALEIKRAVELDELEKVVT
- a CDS encoding ABC transporter ATP-binding protein, with protein sequence MSANIRDVLEESIKVSKNLKGDIALTIILFFVLSIFGYVQAMLMKNFIDSLVSLREFSTILKIGLALLVLAFLSYIGSFYGEFMLQRLGIKVLKIFSQDLVFSIHRAKLGKISGGDVIARFVSDLPELSLGLAGLIPGLSVQLINIAVATFTLYSLSPTMLLVAILIIPVNYTIYKKASKKSVEYSKRERESLSKVVTVTKTSIDNLFFIKRLDKYEYFEERFSMSLSEWLKNMTRFLRVRIFFQKSYYYTSNIARLVILLVGGWLATKGLISVGAIVAFTNYLPQFYEPLTNLANSFTYLNALIPYVERYKEIVNIEKEDLDKGHELKSIKSIECKNVSVGILSNVTLELKKNETIGIVGPIGSGKTTLALTLVRLYEPESGYILINGKDYRVYSLRSLRRRIYYLPSKDLIFDGTLKENLILGEEYQEDEVIHVLKIVGIDFAELDDYINSKALSEGQRQKIALARALLRKPDILILDEATNSLDVQNEAQVLKKIREFLKDSTLIIISHRLTALKNADKIFVLDRGKIIDSGKHDELYERCSLYRGLVEKSRVS